A stretch of the Odontesthes bonariensis isolate fOdoBon6 chromosome 5, fOdoBon6.hap1, whole genome shotgun sequence genome encodes the following:
- the cacng6b gene encoding voltage-dependent calcium channel gamma-6 subunit, with amino-acid sequence MWSNYFVQNEDDGRVGVAGAGQSGALGGMKGLRGQRRINKMSDSQEGKIKLAFFISIVGVTLTVLGMGTEFWVELAQPKNFSGNQTCQMAHYGLWKGCIRTLWVADIDPERASCGPAELPGESNCTYFKFFTSGENAVIFKKTTNRNLNLAAAVFALLSLTMMVMGSICIAMSLSKGVPFFLKPASFCFILSGVLVLLSVLIFHQSVLHLLSSDHSIPLHHELSWSVACVGSAGAILIFGGFLFIILSLPFSPWQKCLPHKNSTT; translated from the exons TGGCCGCGTCGGGGTGGCAGGGGCTGGGCAGAGCGGGGCTTTGGGAGGAATGAAAGGTTTAAGAGGACAAAGGCGGATCAACAAGATGAGTGACAGCCAGGAAGGGAAGATCAAGCTGGCCTTCTTTATATCTATTGTTGGGGTGACACTGACGGTGTTGGGCATGGGGACAGAGTTTTGGGTGGAGCTGGCCCAACCAAAGAATTTCAGCGGCAACCAGACCTGCCAGATGGCCCATTACGGCCTGTGGAAGGGCTGCATCCGTACCCTGTGGGTGGCTGACATAGACCCAGAGAGGGCAAGCTGTGGCCCAGCTGAACTTCCTGGAG AATCCAACTGCACCTACTTCAAATTCTTCACCTCTGGGGAGAATGCAGTCATATTCAAGAAGACGACTAACAGGA ATCTAAACCTTGCTGCAGCTGTCTTTGCTCTTTTGAGTCTGACCATGATGGTGATGGGCTCCATATGTATTGCGATGTCCCTCAGCAAAGGAGTTCCCTTCTTTCTCAAACCAGCTTCCTTCTGTTTTATTCTATCAG GAGTACTGGTCCTTCTCTCTGTCCTGATTTTCCACCAGTCTGTGCTGCACTTGCTGTCCAGTGACCACTCTATACCTCTACACCACGAGCTCTCCTGGTCTGTGGCCTGTGTGGGCTCAGCAGGGGCCATTCTCATTTTTGGAGGCTTCCTCTTCATCATCCTCTCTCTTCCTTTTAGCCCATGGCAAAAATGCCTGCCACACAAGAACAGTACCACCTAG